agagttgttttgagacccccatgttgctgctcttcagagaaaattaaaagaggagggaaactTAGAATTGACCCCTTAAATACTCTTTCTCATTATTGGATTCAGATGTGCatgtaggtcaggggtcactgagcttaccaagccaatttgagttccaataattagttctaaaggttttggaatcaataaaatgacaacagtgcccaaatgtatgcacctgcctgattttgtttaaacacttattgcacactttctgtaaatccaataaacttcatttaaCTTCtgaaatatcactgtgtgtgtctcctatatgatatatttaactgacattttttattgtaacaaccaacgatttatacagggaaataatgactattaacaaggttgcccaaacttttgcatcccactgtatgtaagcattgagccaaatttagtgatgccaacatattaaacgaacaaaATTTATAtctataatacatctatatatacaatgtcaaagatacttgtctttgagtgaagatttaaggtgataggaaatttgaataaatgcaacttgaatctttactgaagctcagtgaaTGAtacagagttcaagctcactactgtaatatatcataataatctgacaataactataatattggccatatttacattaccaaagtgaaatgattttagtctcattaacaacattagctaattgttatttactagctaattttaaaatgactgttcagtacagaaatgtcatgtttttacagtcccgtggtctcagcctcagatactcaacaaatcaaagtgatgtcattaaaaaaatgaacgaataaaaaaaattttttctccttcatctctgtcaaacaatgctgtatgaaacgcggttagtatcatggttgctaggcaacctgagcgACGAAGGCCAGAccatcccatttcacaagcctctcacttccacaCTTCTCGTACtttgtagtacgcaccgtacgtagtacgcgaaCTGCGCATACTACAAAGTGTGCACATCCTCTCGAGTATCCTCatgaggataaagagctggtccagtgttccacaaccaggacgaaaactgcattgttcctcctgtatcagaggttcgactaacggacaaactctcctctccagcaacctggcatagactttccaagggaggctgaggagtgtgaatCCCCTGTAGTacgaacacaccctccggtcccctttcttaaagatggggacaaccaccccagtctgccagtccaggggtactgcccctaatctccacgcaacattgcagaGATGTGTCAACCAaaacagccctacaacatccagggccttcaggaactcagggcagacctcgtccaccccagggactctgccaccaaggagttgtgtTTAACTGCCTTGGTGAATTCACCCCCAGAGATTGGCAGGTCATTCCcttcatccccagactctgcatCCGCCACGGAAGATGTGCCAGTGGGACTGAGgtggtcctcgaagtattcttTCCCAccacctgacaattttctcagtctaagtcagcagcactccacccggactatacacagtgcaggtagaacaccgctttcccctcctgagacgcctgacggtttgccagaatctcttagaggcagtccgaaagtctttttccatggcctctccgaactcctcccacacccgagtttttgctgtTACATTATTTTAAACAATGAAGTCACATGAGTTTGAACAGAAATCATTTAAAGCATGCAGGAAGTTGATCTGTCAGGTTACACTGTGTGGATTTATACTGCTTCACTTTTATGTCATAtgaaaattaaacataaagttCCCTCTGTAAACCAGCAAGGTCCTTAAAAAGCATCACTCACATATTTTGCTCAGTGATTTAGTGCAGTatttcccaaccttttggagcaAAGGCACATTTTCACATTACAAAAATCACacggcacaccaccaaacaaaaatgtcacaaaaataaTATTCATAATTTTTCCCCACACACTCGGCTCTgtttgtccccagtatacctTTGTCGTTTTCTTCTAAATGCTCCTCATCCTAGGGCCTTTATCTGGGTTTTCTCAGGGACTCAGGTCAGACTAATTAATTTTTCTAAACAAATATTCATCGATTGCTATTACACCCCGAGTTGTCTCACTCACAGCATGACTATCAAGtaattttttctttgtcttcatcggttttactggcagttggcaaccaacttaattagagcaggtacttctgctgccctctagtggaaaagaatgtaattgttctgtcCATTACTCACGCTGATTGCTTAGAGCAGgagtgtccaaacttttttcactgagggccactgTGGGattaaacaaattattttactgctacaatGTAATCTGCAGCATCAACATTGCATTAACAATATAACAGATAGCTGTGCAGTATCCATCTCCCCAggcgtgtgttcattaaaatcattattTGACCCGaactcttctggaccatcgttGTTTTGTTCTCATCCTCAATATTCTGAACACGGGACACCACATAcgtaaaaatataggagggggtGTGCCATTTACTAGAAATTatgtatataaccttaactttagtatattaaagttagaaaaatcacttaaaagtggtcaaatatgttatattgttgaatataattaaagacaaaactgccttcatcacagctttccataaatggatctttattgatttattcagaaaaagctttggtagctcattctcagaacagcagcagatttcttcttagacagaagatttacagcacagagaaaaaacaataaaggagaaaatgggacgggtacatttcaagtttgttatttaaattattagGCTTAGCAAAACATCTGTTCACGTCCATTTGAAAccgttatcaacattaacagactgaactggacttaacaACAGGAGTGCAAATATGCAAATAATGCAAATGcaaataattttagtaaattattctggtgagtatcagctgcactgggtatgtaaatcaacatgctgacgttgttgaagtcctgcactttttccgggcacattatttcggtgactttaatgAGGcatgttttatgaggtctccatctgaaaaaggcttgccatgtcttgcgatgagttgggcgacctcatagctgctattggagccttttcctggacaatttgagcacgaaaaaaatactgttgctgaccccgcaggagagctaccctttgctttaattccTGCTCTcactcagcaccagtgtaggatgcatagacctgatgtttggtttcataatgacatcgtacattatactctttcataactgccacagtttcagtgcaaacagacacacgtcccctttaattctttgaagaaatattcactctcccaccgtgtctgaaattttctgcactcactttcgacctttcgcttctttggttctgacatgtttagtaacttggggtaaatttcttctgtgattgtcctttttggtggaacaactgccttgatcaacagcagCGCCCCCTGGTGCTAAAACTAAttagtgcaatacactcaagcaaaatttgaagtgcgggccattttctattctatttataaaattacttgcgtGCCAATTAAAAATGGCCAACTGCGGCCCGCGGGCcggagtttggacacccctggcttAGAGTATTAATCAGGTagaaccagataatcttccacggcacagtggttgggaaacactgattTAGAGAATAAGAGCTCAGAGTCACTGGGTTTCATAAAGAGGAAGCTGAACGTGCGAAACCctccttcagaataaaagacaTGTGCAGCAGGCTGGATGCTGAGCCTTATTGGAAGGACACAGAACACTGAGGGGTCACAAACACCTTCTATTCAGGCAGTCACATGATTCACGAATGCCATCACTGAGTTACAGTCTGCTTTTACAAAGACTTTTGGACATCTTCAGACAGTAAATGAGGTAGAGGGAAACAGGTGGAGGAACAGCGGGTGTTGGGGTTCTGAGTGAGGTGCAGGTGtctgaaaacacacagcaagcttCACCAACACAGTGTGATGTCATCTCTGATGTCATCTGTGATCCTGTACAAAGCTTCCTTTATGGAGACTGAGAGCTGTTAGTCCTGCGGTTCACTCACCTGAGACTAAATGACAACAAACTGTTAATAATAAGAGTCATGTCTGTGTCTGACTGTGGTGCTGCTTCCTCACTGTGAAGGCTAAGCGTCGTTAGCAATACAATATCGTGAAACTGCGTTTGTTTGCCTGTCAATGCATCTGTAACAGGTAGGGTCACAGCGAAAGATGTTAGCCAGCCCACCGATGGCCTCATCAAGAGAATAAAGGGAATTGGTCAAATCATTTTCAGTAAAAACAATATTACCTCGGGgctgaaagatttttttaaacacaaatacagAAGTCTTGTAGGTTTGAACGATACGTTGGAGGTCCCTGATGATGCTTGACGGATGGTCGCGGCTGGTGCATGTATCACAGGCGGAGGCAAAAGAGTAGATGAGAAGTGAGTTTCCCTGGCTTTTTGGGAATTCATTTGGATTTTCCACCAGCTCTCTCAGAGTTTGCAGAACACGACGTTCTGCATGTTGTCCACTTCGTCCGTCTGCACTTAATGTTGGTCTGGCCACAATCACTCCATAGCCTACATACACTCCACGATTGTTATTGGGTGAGTCTCTTTCCCCAATCGTTTCCTGAACATCCTTAAAGGAGTTATACTGAAAAACCTGGTAAAGAGTGTTCAGATTTGGTGGGATAACTGCAGCCAGACAGAACTGTCCAGCTATGCTGTATCTGTTACAGGAAAAGGCACAGAACACAGATCTCAGTATTCTGTCGCTTTATATCAGATCAAATATTTAATGAGCAGAAAACCACAGAAATGTTAGCTGGGTGTgtaacaataaaaacagtttaaatgaaGAATGTTTGAAGCACCATGAACTGCTGCTGCTCAGAATCCAGCAGATTAAAGCTCTGAtagaaattattaataaatgtgTTTACTCACTGTCTTCTGATTGTTTTAACGATGCCAGTCAGCATTTCCTCATCCGACTGAGCCAGAGAGGCTCCAGCTGACAGCAGGAAGGAGAGGATCGTGCAGGGCAGCACGTTcatctacagtttaaaaaacacacatatgcatCTCTACATTACAATTAAATATGTTTAGTATTAAATTGTCAGCAGttaacctttacttaaaaaaaacccctttgttttaatatttatttaaaaatctcgAATGTTCTCACcttcactgttttatttgtcCTAAAACTGCAACAGAAGAAAGAAGCCAGTGAAATGCAGGTAACTGAACTGGGACTGAACtatatgggctcaaattgtggtcataaatattttgtacttgtaaatcaggatttgtatgtgtaaaaatgatttgtgtgtggacttgggccttgaggcgacttttgttgtgatttggcgctatataaataaaattgaattgaattgaattgaaaatacgtgtgaaactctgcaagtcacaagtacgaattttgatcctacttttcttcctttcatctgattggccaatgtcatgtcaaacacaaatttaactatccaatcagagaacagatgggtttggctattGGAGGGGTGCTTTATGGAGCTTCAGGTCCTtggggaataaatgcccttttacatgccagcccagcgttttccttcatcaccacgaaggaaaacagtctgtggtggtccgagttttgtgatttttgtgtcacaggtttaTGTGCTTAATACACGGACCTCCagagccttttcaacagcgctgcggaccgcgcGGGGGGGGGgaatgttttggaaatgacagtcttcactaGTGGGGatagttacaaagctttcttcgttatgaattagcatacatgtttttactgaacatttgaagaaccagcaaaaaaaaacgaaactcttgtagaggacataaagtcagagatagagacgacaaggagcaggtgcatctagtacaggtagagctgctgcaaaaacccacagagctcagcagccagcgcaacaaattctggatccttggcttttagttagcattagcaacacatgtgaaaggacctttatgctgcgcactgtgactcacagcaatggtcccgggtcagccctgactttgtgttgaactaatcctaaagtaataatgtaataatggtatttctaaccactgatataCCCTGGTCggctttgatgatgatgctcaTGCCCTCCCAGGCTAAACCTCCGCCGTCAACATTATCAGAACCTGAGACCGCTGCGGCGGGATTCGGGACCTCCTGAACCCCGAGCGCCAGCTCCAGCTCCTGCCAGGATTGGCCTGGTGAACGCCAGATCACTTTTaaacaaaacttttattcttCGGGACTTCTTCAGTTCCCGTGATCtggattttctgtgtgtgactgAGACGTGGCTGAGTGTTGATGAGTCCAGTGCGCTATCGGAACTTTTACCTGTGGattgttgttattttaactCGCCACGGACGTCAGGCAGAGGTGGAGGCACAGTGACTGTTTACAAAAAGGATTACAAATGTAAGCAGTGTTTTCTACAGCCGTCGTTCTCCAGCTTTGAATTTACCTCGTTTGAGGTGAGTCGTACAAACCCGGTTTTCTGCGCTGTCATCTATCGCCCCCCGAAATACAATAAGAACTTCATAAACGACTTTTCTGATTTTTTAGCTGGGATTATGCCCAACTATGATAGTGTTCTTATTGTTGGAGATTTTAATATACATGTATGTTGTCCTGATAAGCCACTGGTAAAGGACTTTTTAAGCCTTATTGACTCTTTTAGCCTGGTACAGTCCGTGCCTGGCCCTACACATGAGCACGGACACACACTGGACCTTGTTCTGTCATATGGTCTGCCTGTCACTAACTTGGAGTTTTGTGACTGTGCACTCTCAGATCATATGCCTGTGTTATTCAACGTTGGTTTGACACATACTGCAGTTAAATCTGGCGCTCCTACTTGGTGCTGTCGGGGTTACCCCGCCACTGCCGCGcagttttctgctgcttttaatcAGCTCGGCGGGCCTTCTGGCTTTGTTTCCTCTGATACAGAAGAGCTAAATTCCTGGTTTTATTCTTGCTGTCAAACAATCATGGACTCTGTGGCTCCTTTAAAAACCAGGCAGCCCAAGGCTAAACCTGAGCCTTGGTTTAATGAGAGCAGTCGTGCTGTTAAGAGGTAATGTCGTTGAGCAGAACGGaggtggaaaaaggataaaCTGCATGTATCGTTTCACATTCTAAAAGACTGGTGGCATCGCTACCAGAACACTGTTAAAGAGGCAAAAAGGgaatattttgcaaatattattTCTTCCAACTGTCATAACCCACGTGTGTTATTTAGGACCATTGACACTGTTCTTAATACACCACTGAATGTCTGTTTGGAAGTTTCTCCTGAGATTTGCAATAGTAGTAATAtacctttggctttttttggtGCTCTGAAAGAAACAGAGGCcaacagtttttaaacagaGTACCACAAATAACAGGTatccctttagaaataaacttttcttgtgatacttctaaaaacaACATACTCACACGTAGCCACACTAGCACTGTATCAACCCCTATAATTATCTACTACTCACACACTGTAACAGTAAGACTCGATGATTAGACAGAGGGGGTTACAGGTAgcgttttaacttttttttcggACCCCAGACACAGCGGTGTGAGGTAGTTAGCACACAATTTGGCCATGTAGAAAGCATCGTTTGTTTGGAACACATCATCACTGTTCATAAgactttaatttaatcaaacctcCTTTTACGGATCTACGTGGCTCCTCACCACTAacttcatcatttttatttaaatatttgaattttCGGAATGATGATCCAAGCGGGACACAGACGCTGCTAGTTTAACGCAccagaatgcaaatataaattaaagctgcaagcagcgatatgagggccctcgcacccccggcgcgtcgagccaagcccaacacctaaaaccagcgcttccgatctgatgtcacattgatggaattcatgcatttaaccaccagctaaaatttcatctcattcaaccattattatagtcgtcccactaggtggcgctctaaccattactgacaaatggcataacaaacatttccgagctcgagtctcatcacgcctgcgacctttgggagagattggacattgtgtttttgagcgacagcaggttaccgcttttggcggtgattgaaactccacgtgccgccatgaccacccgtttccctgaacgtaaaaagcttcgcaatttaacatcacaaaggtctttagattccacacacaggagatcgcgtaaatctaatgaaatcccttggaggagttcgtcaaagtatgaggcctgaaaagagggaaaatgtcgccaaatttacacattaattttaaaatggctgacttcctgttggatttgggatattgctccaagagactttttgtacatcttgatatctccaataagcttgccaggtttcaaactcatacataaaacacagagcaggggctgttgttttgaaattttgtagggggcgctgtggagccattttgcgctgttcaaggaaaaggaacatataaaagaaatcctcatcacattagagctgtgcgccaaatttcaagacttttaaacttttcaagcccctcaaaagccacttcatctttcatggtgaactgcgttgccaccagggtgcgccgttcagtttatagtcacaattttctcactgaagcatcaagagggactgatggtgatattcaccgcttttgaggtggccacgatgaacctgtgaaaatcagtacaacaaaatgaaagacatgacatttcctggtgccactaggtggcgctctacgtattcctgacaatgggcatatcaatctgttcagggcgggtctgacatcatccctgtaaaatctggtactgatcagattggatttcattgagttacactaatttgtttcttcatggcgagacctcaatgttcgccatgctgctggggtcacacccttcagcgaaaactcacagttttctctgtaacccaagaccaactccttaaggctttcctggagaaatttgaggctgcagatgtcacccattacaatactgtaccccaaagtgtaaaacatgacatttcctgttcccactaggtggcgctgtccctgatgtcaaatatggcagttgaaatacgttcaggggtggagccttatcatatgtgtccactttggtcaaggtcgggacaatgtatgacagaacgagaggcaataagattttcatggcgagtcatcgaaattcgccgtggcgccacggactcaccgtatcccgaaaactcaaaagctccgcaatttaacatggcccaggtgtgtagttgacactgaccaaatatgaagcttgtacgatgaaattccaatgaggagttcgcaaaagttcgaggcatggaaatggcaaaattagagccaaaatgtcaccttcacttccaaatggcggacttcctgttggatttaggacatggccataatagactttttgtgcgtctccgaacgttagatatgtgttccgagttttatacatgtaggtcatacccatctcggggctcgcgtttctcattttctaggtggcgctactgagccaattttccctggacatgtctacggacattaaaatacgtaaattttcatcgagtctcatcacgcctgtgacctttgggagagattggacattgtgtttttgagcgacagcaggttacttcttttggcggtgattgaaactccacgtgccgccatgaccacccgtttccctgaacgtaaaaagcttcgcaatttaacatcacaaaggtctttagattccacacacaggagatcgcgtaaatctaatgaaatcccttggaggagttcgtcaaagtatgaggcctgaaaagaggaaaaaagtcgccaaatttacacattaactttaaaatggctgacttcctgttggatttgggatattgctccaagagactttttgtacatcttgatatctccaataagcttgccaggtttcaaactcatacataaaacacagagcaggggctgttgttttgaaattttgtagggggcgctgtggagccattttgcgctgttcaaggaaaatgaacatataaaagaaatcctcatcacattagagctgtgcgccaaatttcaagacttttaaacttttcaagcccctcaaaaccacttcatctttcatggtgaactgcgctgccaccagggtgcgccgttcagtttatagtcacaattttctcactgaagcatcatgaaggactgatgtttatattcaccgcttttgaggtggccacgatgaacctgtgaaaatcagtacaacaaaatgaaagacatgacatctcctggtgccactaggtggcgctctacgtattcctgacaatgggcatatcaatctgttcagggcgggtctgacatcatccctgtaaaatctggtactgatcagattggatttcattgagttacactaatttgtttcttcatggcgagacctcaatgttcgccatgctgctgggtcacacccttcagcgaaaactcacagttttctctgtaacccaagaccaactccttaaggctttcctggagaaatttgaggctgcagatgtcacccattacaatactgtaccccaaagtgtaaaacatgacatttcctgttcccactaggtggcgctgtccctggtgtcaaatatggcagttgaaatatgttcaggggtggagccttatcatatgtgtccactttggtcaaggtcggacaatgtatgacagaacgagaggcaataagattttcatggcgagtcatcgaaattcgccgtggcgccacggcctcacagtaacccgaaaactcaaaagctccgcaatttaacatggcccaggtgtgtagttgacactgaccaaatatgaagcttgtacgatgaaattccaatgaggagttcgcaaaagttcgaggcatggaaatggcaaaattagagccaaaatgtcaccttcacttccaaatggcggacttcctgttgggtttaggacatggccataatagacttttatgtgcgtctccgaacgttagatatgtgttcgagttttatacatgtaggtcatacccatctcggggctcgcgtttctcattgttctaggtggcgctactgagccaattttccctggacatgtctcacggacaataaaatacgtaaattttcaccagacctgacgagtctgcaaaatttcatgagttttcgagcatgtttaggccctcaaaaggccgattcatttgccgaataataataattaaagctgcaagcagcgatatgagggccctcgcaccccggtagcgtcgagccaagcccaacacctaaaaccagcgcttccgatctgatgtcacattgatggaattcatgcatttaaccaccagctaaaatttcatctcattcaaccattattatagtcgtcccactaggtggcgctctaaccattactgacaaatggcataacaaacatttccgagctcgagtctcatcacgcctgcgacctttgggagagattggacattgtgtttttgagcgacagcaggttactgcttttggcggtgattgaaactccacgtgccgccatggccaccccgtttccctgagcgtaaaagcttcgcaatttaacatcacaaaggtctttagattccacacacagaagatcgcgtaaatctaatgaaatcccttggaggagttcgtcaaagtatgaggcctgaaaagagggaaaatgtcgccaaatttacacattaattttaaaatggctgacttcctgttggatttgggatattgctccaagagactttttgtacatcttgatatctccaataagcttgccaggtttcaaactcatacataaaacacagagcaggggctgttgttttgaaattttgtaggggcgctgtggagccattttgcgctcttcaaggaaaatgaacatataaaagaaatcctcatcacattagaggtgtgcgccaaatttcaagacttttaaacttttcaagcccctcaaaagccacttcatctttcatggtgaactgcgttgccaccagggtgcgccgttcagtttatagtcacaattttctcactgaagcatcaagagggactgatggtgatattcaccgcttttgaggtggccacgatgaacctgtgaaaatcagtacaacaaaatgaaagacatgacatttcctggtgccactaggtggcgctctacgtattcctgacaatgggcatatcaatctgttcagggcgggtctgacatcatccctgtaaaatctggtactgatcacattggatttcattgagttacactaatttgtttcttcatggcgagacctcaatgttcgccatgctgctggggtcacacccttcagcgaaaactcacagttttctctgtaacccaagaccaactccttaaggctttcctggagaaatttgaggctgcagatgtcaaccattacaatactgtaccccaaagtgtaaaacatgacatttcctgttcccactaggtggcgctgtccctgatgtcaaatatggcagttgaaatatgttcaggggtggagccttatcatgtgtccactttggtcaaggtcggacaatgtatgacagaacgagaggcaataagattttcatggcgagtcatcgaaattagccgtggcgccacggcctcaccgtatcccgaaaactcaaaagctccgcaatttaacatggcccaggtgtgtagttgacactgaccaaatatgaagcttgtgcgatgaaattccaatgaggagttcgcaaaagttcgaggcatggaaatggcaaaattagagccaaaatgtcaccttcacttccaaatggcggacttcctgttgggtttgcgtcaatggtccccgAGACTTTTTGTTCggcttggcatgatacacatgtgtgccaaatttcatacatgtagctaaaacgatgtgttaagtagggctgcatttaacaaggcataggtggcgctacagagccatttcccagtgctcatatgtaaaaccattaaaatacaaaatttttcaccagacctggcatgtgtgcaaaattccaagagttttcgagcatgttaaagccctcaaaaggcccttcttttgcctgaataataataataataataataaattaaagctgcaagcagcgatatgagggccctcgcacttcCGGTAGCGTCgagagccaagcccaacacctaaaaccagcgcttccgatctgatgtcacattgatggaattcatgcatttaaccaccagctaaaatttcatctcattcaaccattattatagtcgtcccactaggtggcgctctaaccattactgacaaatggcataacaaacatttccgagctcgagtctcatcacgcctgcgacctttgggagagattggacattgtgtttttgagcgacagcaggttactgcttttggc
The sequence above is a segment of the Oreochromis aureus strain Israel breed Guangdong linkage group 3, ZZ_aureus, whole genome shotgun sequence genome. Coding sequences within it:
- the LOC120438120 gene encoding uncharacterized protein LOC120438120, translating into MNVLPCTILSFLLSAGASLAQSDEEMLTGIVKTIRRQYSIAGQFCLAAVIPPNLNTLYQVFQYNSFKDVQETIGERDSPNNNRGVYVGYGVIVARPTLSADGRSGQHAERRVLQTLRELVENPNEFPKSQGNSLLIYSFASACDTCTSRDHPSSIIRDLQRIVQTYKTSVFVFKKIFQPRGNIVFTENDLTNSLYSLDEAIGGLANIFRCDPTCYRCIDRQTNAVSRYCIANDA